Proteins encoded by one window of Lasioglossum baleicum chromosome 4, iyLasBale1, whole genome shotgun sequence:
- the LOC143208098 gene encoding choline/ethanolamine kinase isoform X1 → MLARTSVFVYMSEDNPEMRQMAARICRDYLHGVWKHVTAENIALKRISGGLSNWLYNVQLPNGAVPIRGEPRQVLLRLYGQVHGERALEGLITESVIFTLLSERRLGPKLHGIFPGGRIEEYIPARPLLTKELADPTLSTMIAEKMGQIHTMQVPISKEPTWLWDTMAKWLDTATDILENLEDIDDRHAKNVNAIRSIDLDHEIDWFRSLATRQKHPVVFCHNDMQEGNILLRQNTRKPELVLIDFEYCSYNYRGFDIANHFVEWQYDYTAAEYPFFHERTGSGPTEEQKLNFIKSYLRTVGKEGASEEERVMAEIKIFSLASHLFWGLWSIVNAKLSEIPFGYWDYAVTRLKNYQYLKEQMTLCGPPTPTKDATATKDTKINAID, encoded by the exons ATGCTTGCTCGTACAAGTGTGtttgtgtat ATGTCCGAGGACAACCCAGAGATGCGGCAAATGGCAGCACGCATATGTCGTGATTACCTTCACGGAGTTTGGAAGCACGTTACCGCGGAGAACATCGCGCTGAAACGCATCAG cggCGGGCTGAGCAATTGGTTGTACAACGTTCAACTGCCGAACGGAGCCGTTCCGATTCGCGGTGAACCACGACAAGTTCTATTGCGATTGTACGGGCAAGTACACGGGGAGAGAGCGCTCGAAGGGTTGATCACAGAGTCCGTGATCTTCACGTTACTCTCGGAGAGACGACTCGGGCCAAAGTTGCACGGCATATTTCCCGGAGGTCGCATAGAGGAGTATATACCCGCCAGGCCTTTGCTCACCAAAGAATTGGCTGATCCGACGTTGAGCACGATGATTGCGGAGAAAATGGGACAGATTCACACAATGCAAGTTCCCATAAGCAAAGAACCGACCTGGCTCTGGGACACGATGGCCAAATGGTTGGACACGGCCACCGATATCCTCGAAAACCTCGAAGACATAGACGACCGACACGCGAAGAACGTAAACGCGATACGATCGATCGACCTAGATCACGAGATCGATTGGTTCAG ATCCCTCGCAACGCGACAGAAACATCCGGTCGTGTTTTGTCACAACGACATGCAGGAAGGTAACATATTGTTGAGACAGAACACGCGTAAACCGGAACTGGTTCTTATCGACTTCGAGTACTGTTCTTACAACTACCGGGGATTCGATATAGCGAATCACTTCGTCGAGTGGCAATACGATTATACGGCGGCAGAATATCCTTTCTTTCACGAACGCACGGGATCCGGACCTACGGAAGAGCAGAAG CTCAACTTCATAAAAAGTTATTTAAGAACGGTCGGGAAAGAAGGCGCATCGGAAGAAGAGCGCGTCATGGCGGAAATCAAAATATTCTCTTTGGCTAGTCATTTATTTTGGGGCTTGTGGAGCATTGTCAACGCGAAACTCTCCGAAATTCCATTTGGCTACTGG GACTATGCGGTGACTCGATTGAAGAACTACCAATACCTGAAGGAACAGATGACGTTGTGCGGTCCACCGACGCCGACTAAGGACGCCACCGCCACCAAGGACACAAAAATAAATGCAATCGATTGA
- the LOC143208098 gene encoding choline/ethanolamine kinase isoform X2, translating into MGLGYKMSEDNPEMRQMAARICRDYLHGVWKHVTAENIALKRISGGLSNWLYNVQLPNGAVPIRGEPRQVLLRLYGQVHGERALEGLITESVIFTLLSERRLGPKLHGIFPGGRIEEYIPARPLLTKELADPTLSTMIAEKMGQIHTMQVPISKEPTWLWDTMAKWLDTATDILENLEDIDDRHAKNVNAIRSIDLDHEIDWFRSLATRQKHPVVFCHNDMQEGNILLRQNTRKPELVLIDFEYCSYNYRGFDIANHFVEWQYDYTAAEYPFFHERTGSGPTEEQKLNFIKSYLRTVGKEGASEEERVMAEIKIFSLASHLFWGLWSIVNAKLSEIPFGYWDYAVTRLKNYQYLKEQMTLCGPPTPTKDATATKDTKINAID; encoded by the exons ATGGGCTTGGGATATAAG ATGTCCGAGGACAACCCAGAGATGCGGCAAATGGCAGCACGCATATGTCGTGATTACCTTCACGGAGTTTGGAAGCACGTTACCGCGGAGAACATCGCGCTGAAACGCATCAG cggCGGGCTGAGCAATTGGTTGTACAACGTTCAACTGCCGAACGGAGCCGTTCCGATTCGCGGTGAACCACGACAAGTTCTATTGCGATTGTACGGGCAAGTACACGGGGAGAGAGCGCTCGAAGGGTTGATCACAGAGTCCGTGATCTTCACGTTACTCTCGGAGAGACGACTCGGGCCAAAGTTGCACGGCATATTTCCCGGAGGTCGCATAGAGGAGTATATACCCGCCAGGCCTTTGCTCACCAAAGAATTGGCTGATCCGACGTTGAGCACGATGATTGCGGAGAAAATGGGACAGATTCACACAATGCAAGTTCCCATAAGCAAAGAACCGACCTGGCTCTGGGACACGATGGCCAAATGGTTGGACACGGCCACCGATATCCTCGAAAACCTCGAAGACATAGACGACCGACACGCGAAGAACGTAAACGCGATACGATCGATCGACCTAGATCACGAGATCGATTGGTTCAG ATCCCTCGCAACGCGACAGAAACATCCGGTCGTGTTTTGTCACAACGACATGCAGGAAGGTAACATATTGTTGAGACAGAACACGCGTAAACCGGAACTGGTTCTTATCGACTTCGAGTACTGTTCTTACAACTACCGGGGATTCGATATAGCGAATCACTTCGTCGAGTGGCAATACGATTATACGGCGGCAGAATATCCTTTCTTTCACGAACGCACGGGATCCGGACCTACGGAAGAGCAGAAG CTCAACTTCATAAAAAGTTATTTAAGAACGGTCGGGAAAGAAGGCGCATCGGAAGAAGAGCGCGTCATGGCGGAAATCAAAATATTCTCTTTGGCTAGTCATTTATTTTGGGGCTTGTGGAGCATTGTCAACGCGAAACTCTCCGAAATTCCATTTGGCTACTGG GACTATGCGGTGACTCGATTGAAGAACTACCAATACCTGAAGGAACAGATGACGTTGTGCGGTCCACCGACGCCGACTAAGGACGCCACCGCCACCAAGGACACAAAAATAAATGCAATCGATTGA
- the LOC143208098 gene encoding choline/ethanolamine kinase isoform X3 → MSEDNPEMRQMAARICRDYLHGVWKHVTAENIALKRISGGLSNWLYNVQLPNGAVPIRGEPRQVLLRLYGQVHGERALEGLITESVIFTLLSERRLGPKLHGIFPGGRIEEYIPARPLLTKELADPTLSTMIAEKMGQIHTMQVPISKEPTWLWDTMAKWLDTATDILENLEDIDDRHAKNVNAIRSIDLDHEIDWFRSLATRQKHPVVFCHNDMQEGNILLRQNTRKPELVLIDFEYCSYNYRGFDIANHFVEWQYDYTAAEYPFFHERTGSGPTEEQKLNFIKSYLRTVGKEGASEEERVMAEIKIFSLASHLFWGLWSIVNAKLSEIPFGYWDYAVTRLKNYQYLKEQMTLCGPPTPTKDATATKDTKINAID, encoded by the exons ATGTCCGAGGACAACCCAGAGATGCGGCAAATGGCAGCACGCATATGTCGTGATTACCTTCACGGAGTTTGGAAGCACGTTACCGCGGAGAACATCGCGCTGAAACGCATCAG cggCGGGCTGAGCAATTGGTTGTACAACGTTCAACTGCCGAACGGAGCCGTTCCGATTCGCGGTGAACCACGACAAGTTCTATTGCGATTGTACGGGCAAGTACACGGGGAGAGAGCGCTCGAAGGGTTGATCACAGAGTCCGTGATCTTCACGTTACTCTCGGAGAGACGACTCGGGCCAAAGTTGCACGGCATATTTCCCGGAGGTCGCATAGAGGAGTATATACCCGCCAGGCCTTTGCTCACCAAAGAATTGGCTGATCCGACGTTGAGCACGATGATTGCGGAGAAAATGGGACAGATTCACACAATGCAAGTTCCCATAAGCAAAGAACCGACCTGGCTCTGGGACACGATGGCCAAATGGTTGGACACGGCCACCGATATCCTCGAAAACCTCGAAGACATAGACGACCGACACGCGAAGAACGTAAACGCGATACGATCGATCGACCTAGATCACGAGATCGATTGGTTCAG ATCCCTCGCAACGCGACAGAAACATCCGGTCGTGTTTTGTCACAACGACATGCAGGAAGGTAACATATTGTTGAGACAGAACACGCGTAAACCGGAACTGGTTCTTATCGACTTCGAGTACTGTTCTTACAACTACCGGGGATTCGATATAGCGAATCACTTCGTCGAGTGGCAATACGATTATACGGCGGCAGAATATCCTTTCTTTCACGAACGCACGGGATCCGGACCTACGGAAGAGCAGAAG CTCAACTTCATAAAAAGTTATTTAAGAACGGTCGGGAAAGAAGGCGCATCGGAAGAAGAGCGCGTCATGGCGGAAATCAAAATATTCTCTTTGGCTAGTCATTTATTTTGGGGCTTGTGGAGCATTGTCAACGCGAAACTCTCCGAAATTCCATTTGGCTACTGG GACTATGCGGTGACTCGATTGAAGAACTACCAATACCTGAAGGAACAGATGACGTTGTGCGGTCCACCGACGCCGACTAAGGACGCCACCGCCACCAAGGACACAAAAATAAATGCAATCGATTGA
- the Cpr5 gene encoding cuticular protein 5: MDTKIFVYLVGLISVARAGIIGQSAGLLSPAGATVAAAIPAQAAVVRAENYDPNPQYSFSYSVADGLTGDNKAQEETRNGDVVQGSYSLIEPDGSRRVVSYAADPINGFNAIVQKDPSITVKTAVRPVLAARPAAASVIAAAPATAAAVAVRPQLLAAGPTVATTNLVAANAGLLGLGGLGVGLAGLGGLGLRQGSLYGTQALLAGAAYGSGGIVKVH; the protein is encoded by the exons ATGGACACCAAa ATCTTCGTTTATCTGGTTGGTTTGATAAGCGTCGCACGCGCAGGAATAATTGGGCAGAGCGCGGGACTCCTGAGCCCTGCGGGAGCGACGGTGGCCGCGGCCATTCCAGCACAGGCCGCGGTTGTCAGAGCGGAGAATTACGATccgaatccgcagtacagtttCAGTTACAGCGTGGCGGACGGTTTAACAG GTGACAACAAAGCCCAAGAGGAGACTCGCAATGGCGACGTAGTCCAGGGCAGTTACAGTTTGATCGAGCCGGACGGTTCACGACGCGTGGTGTCGTACGCCGCCGATCCCATCAACGGATTCAACGCTATCGTGCAAAAGGACCCCAGCATCACCGTGAAGACAGCCGTGCGGCCCGTTCTCGCGGCACGACCAGCAGCCGCGTCCGTGATCGCAGCCGCGCCCGCTACCGCTGCAGCTGTCGCTGTTCGTCCCCAG CTGCTGGCAGCAGGACCTACGGTGGCTACCACGAACCTCGTGGCCGCTAACGCAGGATTGCTGGGTCTCGGAGGACTCGGTGTTGGACTCGCAGGACTCGGAGGACTCGGGCTGCGACAAGGCTCGCTCTACGGTACGCAGGCTCTGCTCGCGGGTGCTGCTTACGGTTCCGGAGGCATCGTCAAAGTCCACTAA